One stretch of Deinococcus radiopugnans ATCC 19172 DNA includes these proteins:
- a CDS encoding type III polyketide synthase: MSSAVSPPVLRALVTGTPPYRVAQTEIREAARTLFPRMAARPHLLDVFSNAQIDSRALARPLPWFLEPHGFGEKNAVFLEEARALITRLGREALAQAQVRPADIDAVIVVNTSGLSTPSLDAWLIESLGLSRHAARLPVWGLGCAGGAAGLARAADLVRAGFRRVLYVAAELCSLTLVKGDESKSNFVGTALFADGGAALVVTAPDVPGPPPLLSIHGAYSTLIENSEDIMGWDVVDDGLKVRFSRDIPTLVRGMMRENVAEALAAHGWPREGVDTFVVHPGGVKVLAAYEEALGLAPGTLDSSRKVLREHGNMSSATVLFVLEEALKAGAQGRAILSAMGPGFSAEHVLMEL, translated from the coding sequence ATGAGTTCTGCCGTTTCACCGCCCGTCCTGCGCGCCCTGGTCACCGGAACCCCACCGTACCGGGTGGCGCAGACCGAGATCCGCGAGGCCGCCCGCACGCTGTTTCCCCGGATGGCGGCGCGGCCTCACCTGCTGGACGTGTTCAGCAACGCGCAGATCGACTCGCGGGCGCTGGCCCGGCCGCTGCCGTGGTTTCTGGAACCGCATGGCTTCGGCGAGAAGAACGCGGTGTTTCTGGAGGAAGCCCGCGCTCTAATCACCCGCTTGGGCCGGGAGGCGCTGGCCCAGGCCCAGGTGCGTCCCGCCGACATCGACGCGGTGATCGTGGTCAACACCAGCGGCCTGAGCACGCCCAGCCTGGACGCGTGGCTGATCGAGTCGCTGGGCCTCAGCCGTCACGCGGCGCGGCTGCCGGTGTGGGGGCTGGGCTGCGCGGGCGGCGCGGCGGGGCTGGCGCGGGCCGCCGATCTGGTGCGCGCGGGCTTCCGGCGGGTGCTGTACGTGGCGGCAGAGCTGTGCAGCCTGACGCTGGTGAAGGGCGACGAATCCAAGAGCAACTTCGTGGGCACCGCCCTGTTTGCCGACGGCGGCGCGGCCCTGGTGGTCACGGCCCCGGACGTGCCCGGCCCGCCTCCGCTGCTGTCCATCCACGGCGCGTACAGCACCCTGATCGAGAACAGCGAGGACATCATGGGCTGGGACGTGGTGGACGACGGTCTGAAAGTGCGGTTCAGCCGTGATATCCCCACCCTGGTGCGTGGCATGATGCGTGAGAACGTCGCCGAGGCGCTCGCCGCCCACGGCTGGCCGCGTGAGGGGGTGGACACCTTCGTCGTCCATCCGGGGGGAGTCAAGGTGCTGGCCGCCTACGAAGAAGCCCTGGGCCTTGCGCCGGGAACGCTGGACAGCAGCCGCAAGGTGCTGCGCGAGCACGGCAACATGAGCAGCGCCACCGTCCTGTTCGTGCTGGAGGAGGCGCTCAAGGCGGGGGCGCAGGGCCGCGCCATTCTGAGCGCGATGGGGCCGGGCTTCAGCGCCGAGCATGTGCTGATGGAACTCTGA
- a CDS encoding aldo/keto reductase, translating into MTDRAHTAEQPNAAHSGTFQIGGDLSVNRLGFGAMRITGDGIWGDPADPEGALETLRHLPELGVNLIDTADSYGPAVSEELIREALHPYDTVVIATKAGLTRTGPNVWTPVGRPEYLKQQAYISRRRLGVDRIDLWQLHRIDPGVPRDEQFGAIRELMDEGVIRHAGLSEVTVEEIEAAREVFPVSTVQNLYNLVNRKSEAVLDYCEKENIGFLPWFPLAAGSLAKDGSVLDEVAKRLNATPSQVALAWVLRRSPVMLPIPGTGKVRHLEENVAAASLTLTDEDFTALDAVGRQEWEKNQK; encoded by the coding sequence ATGACCGACAGAGCACACACGGCGGAACAGCCCAACGCGGCCCATAGCGGCACCTTTCAGATTGGCGGCGACCTGAGCGTCAACCGCCTGGGCTTCGGCGCCATGCGCATTACCGGCGACGGCATCTGGGGTGATCCCGCCGATCCCGAGGGCGCGCTGGAAACCCTGCGGCACCTGCCCGAACTGGGCGTCAACCTGATCGACACCGCCGACAGCTACGGCCCCGCCGTCAGCGAGGAGCTGATCCGCGAGGCGCTGCACCCCTACGACACGGTGGTGATCGCCACCAAGGCCGGCCTGACCCGCACCGGCCCCAACGTCTGGACGCCGGTGGGCCGCCCCGAGTACCTCAAGCAGCAGGCCTACATCTCGCGCCGCCGCCTGGGCGTGGACCGCATCGACCTGTGGCAGTTGCACCGGATTGATCCGGGTGTGCCGCGCGACGAACAGTTTGGGGCCATCCGCGAGCTGATGGACGAGGGCGTGATTCGCCACGCCGGCCTCTCGGAGGTCACGGTAGAGGAGATCGAGGCCGCCCGCGAGGTGTTCCCGGTCTCCACCGTGCAGAACCTGTACAACCTGGTCAACCGCAAATCCGAGGCCGTGCTCGATTATTGCGAGAAGGAGAACATCGGTTTCCTGCCGTGGTTCCCCCTGGCGGCGGGCAGCCTGGCCAAAGACGGCAGCGTGCTGGACGAGGTGGCAAAACGCCTGAACGCCACGCCGTCGCAGGTGGCCCTGGCCTGGGTGCTGCGCCGCAGCCCGGTGATGCTCCCCATTCCTGGCACCGGCAAGGTGCGCCACCTGGAAGAGAACGTGGCCGCCGCCAGCCTGACCCTGACCGACGAGGACTTCACGGCGCTCGACGCGGTGGGCCGGCAGGAGTGGGAGAAGAACCAGAAATAA
- a CDS encoding nitroreductase family protein, giving the protein MTSSSPSSSAPPPTPVIEGMLRRRTTNGPFRPDPVSREHQHTLMRVAQAAPSHFNSQPWRFVLVENPQTIGRVAELAGQSMTELIEAGLFFERYRRYFRFSGAEMEEKRDGIHIDHLPGPLKPFTRQVFSDAGLKLMRQLGVPKKLGEDNRQLVAGSPLLLAALLDKTEYRPGELSGFYSVFGLGAAIENIWNAVGELGMGIQFVSTPAEIPRHWQEIQRLLAVPDDLELMALYRLGYLPADQSRPTIDWSSRHRKRLGQFVYRESCAAPEAESPAPQTSGHAQP; this is encoded by the coding sequence ATGACCTCTTCCTCCCCCTCCTCTTCCGCCCCGCCGCCGACTCCGGTGATCGAGGGCATGCTGCGGCGGCGCACCACCAACGGCCCCTTCCGGCCCGATCCGGTCAGCCGCGAACACCAGCACACGCTGATGCGCGTGGCGCAGGCCGCGCCCAGCCACTTCAATTCGCAGCCGTGGCGCTTCGTGCTGGTCGAGAACCCGCAGACCATCGGGCGGGTGGCCGAGCTGGCGGGCCAAAGCATGACCGAGCTGATCGAGGCCGGCCTGTTCTTCGAGCGCTACCGCCGCTATTTCCGCTTCTCGGGGGCCGAGATGGAAGAAAAGCGCGACGGCATCCACATCGATCATCTGCCGGGACCCCTCAAACCCTTTACGCGGCAGGTCTTCAGCGACGCTGGCTTAAAGCTGATGCGTCAGCTGGGCGTGCCGAAAAAACTGGGCGAGGACAACCGTCAGCTGGTGGCCGGCAGCCCGCTGCTGCTGGCCGCGCTGCTGGACAAGACCGAATACCGTCCCGGTGAACTGTCGGGCTTCTACAGCGTCTTCGGGCTGGGCGCGGCCATCGAGAACATCTGGAACGCGGTGGGCGAGCTGGGCATGGGCATTCAGTTCGTCAGCACCCCGGCCGAGATTCCGCGTCACTGGCAGGAGATCCAGCGCCTGCTGGCCGTACCGGACGATCTGGAACTGATGGCGCTGTACCGCCTGGGCTACCTGCCGGCGGACCAGAGCCGCCCCACCATCGACTGGAGCAGCCGTCACCGCAAGCGGCTGGGGCAGTTCGTGTACCGTGAAAGCTGCGCCGCGCCGGAGGCCGAGAGTCCAGCGCCTCAAACCTCTGGACACGCTCAACCCTGA
- a CDS encoding PA2169 family four-helix-bundle protein, protein MMNNEQAIDKLQYLLGTLRDGEKGFAQAAEHADAPNLKSMFSERSQQRGRLAGEVASKIQSMGGDADKGGSVGAALHRTWLNVRDAVTGKGDYAVVAEAERGEDVAIQNYQDVLNDTDLPADLRSFVDGQYAQVKASHDQIRDLKHSMKPD, encoded by the coding sequence ATGATGAACAACGAACAGGCCATCGACAAGCTGCAGTACCTGCTGGGCACCCTGCGCGACGGCGAGAAGGGCTTCGCGCAGGCCGCCGAACACGCCGACGCGCCCAACCTCAAGAGCATGTTCTCTGAGCGCAGCCAGCAGCGGGGTCGGCTGGCGGGCGAGGTGGCCAGCAAGATCCAGAGCATGGGCGGCGACGCCGACAAGGGCGGCAGCGTGGGCGCGGCCCTGCACCGCACCTGGCTGAACGTGCGCGACGCCGTGACCGGCAAGGGCGATTACGCCGTGGTGGCCGAGGCCGAGCGCGGCGAGGACGTGGCGATCCAGAACTATCAGGACGTGCTGAACGACACGGACCTTCCCGCCGATCTGCGGTCGTTCGTCGACGGTCAGTACGCCCAGGTCAAGGCCAGCCACGATCAGATCCGTGACCTCAAGCACAGCATGAAGCCGGACTGA
- a CDS encoding YqjF family protein, with the protein MTLPVTHPWILRMAWYDLCFMHWTVDADALAGTLPRGVHLDTFDGQAYLGAVPFRMADVAPRLLPGVPGLSAFPELNLRTYVTAGGEPGVWFYSLDAAQPLAVRLARQLFHLPYFDARMWVSRQGGVTRYASLRTHHGQPPARFAAAYRPVGEPIAAPPGSLDDWLTHRLNLYSADRHGRVYRGRIAHAAWPLRRAEAVIHENTLAGSLGLTLGGPPHLLHAEELRVHAHWLERVT; encoded by the coding sequence ATGACCCTGCCCGTCACCCACCCCTGGATTCTGAGGATGGCCTGGTACGACCTGTGCTTCATGCACTGGACCGTGGACGCGGACGCCCTGGCCGGCACCCTGCCGCGCGGCGTGCACCTCGACACCTTTGACGGCCAGGCGTACCTGGGCGCCGTGCCGTTCCGCATGGCCGATGTGGCCCCGCGTCTGCTGCCCGGTGTGCCGGGCCTGAGCGCCTTTCCCGAACTGAACCTGCGCACCTACGTGACGGCAGGCGGGGAGCCGGGGGTGTGGTTCTACAGCCTGGACGCGGCGCAACCGCTGGCCGTGCGGCTGGCGCGGCAGCTTTTTCACCTGCCGTACTTCGACGCGCGGATGTGGGTTTCGCGCCAGGGCGGCGTCACGCGCTACGCCAGCCTGCGGACCCACCACGGCCAGCCACCCGCGCGCTTCGCCGCTGCGTACCGGCCTGTGGGTGAACCCATCGCCGCGCCCCCTGGCAGCCTGGACGACTGGCTGACCCACCGCCTGAACCTTTACAGCGCCGACAGACACGGACGGGTGTACCGGGGCCGCATCGCACATGCCGCGTGGCCGCTGCGCCGTGCCGAGGCCGTGATCCACGAGAACACGCTGGCCGGGTCGCTGGGCCTGACGCTGGGCGGCCCGCCCCACCTGCTGCACGCCGAGGAACTGCGCGTCCACGCCCACTGGCTGGAGCGGGTGACGTAG
- a CDS encoding MarR family winged helix-turn-helix transcriptional regulator yields MSDPSPPPSTEAELNSPELRFLTALWDTWQALTTVGEARLRALHGLDLRGFVALSYLQAGPQHPADLARELGVPRYEVSRVLAALDALGTVTRERGDTDGRGVIVRITPAGCERWGAALQTIRTLTGPALARLDHAQQLTLIGNLQGVAHAALQQPSPSSTPTQDQTRQELSHD; encoded by the coding sequence GTGAGTGACCCGTCCCCGCCTCCCTCCACCGAGGCCGAGCTGAACAGCCCGGAACTCCGGTTTCTGACGGCATTGTGGGACACCTGGCAGGCGCTGACCACGGTGGGCGAGGCCCGCCTGCGAGCACTGCACGGCCTGGACCTGCGCGGCTTCGTCGCGCTGTCGTACCTGCAGGCCGGACCCCAGCACCCGGCCGATCTGGCCCGCGAACTGGGAGTCCCGCGTTACGAGGTCAGCCGGGTGCTGGCGGCGCTGGACGCGCTGGGAACGGTGACCCGCGAGCGTGGGGACACCGACGGACGCGGCGTGATCGTCCGCATCACCCCGGCTGGCTGCGAGCGCTGGGGGGCGGCCCTGCAAACCATCCGCACCCTGACCGGCCCCGCGCTGGCCCGGCTGGACCACGCACAGCAGCTCACCCTGATCGGAAACCTGCAGGGGGTGGCGCACGCCGCCCTGCAGCAGCCCTCCCCTTCCAGCACGCCCACTCAGGATCAAACCCGCCAGGAGCTATCCCATGACTGA
- a CDS encoding cytochrome P450: MTEYSGRKPANPAPASGCPFGYGEPLTHPATDVAALPAVTRGEDGLYHIHRFATAREVLKQDGVSQAGFMSESSQSSGPSLTNQPVLFAEGDHHHDMRRQTAKYFTPASVAGYQPMIAGLADKLVARLARDGEANLDDLSLVLAVEVAAQVVGLTSSVLPGLEKRVMSFVENGLDSQPGAAQSMGRGKQTLMQTNVASFFLLDVKPAIAARRRKRRDDLISHLLDRDYSDIEIMTECLTYATAGMVTTREFISAAAWHLLQHPELRADYVHGTEKERHAILHEILRLEPVVRTLYRRANEDLTLDGQTVPAGSVMALHITDANTDPDVVGEPANALCPMRPLPRGVQAPVLAFGDGHHRCPGAFLAIRESDAFLRRLLIWNDVEIVTPPTVGSNETVKGYEIRNFRVRLGQGRGASAKA; the protein is encoded by the coding sequence ATGACTGAATATTCTGGACGCAAGCCCGCCAACCCTGCCCCCGCCTCCGGCTGCCCTTTCGGCTACGGTGAGCCGCTGACCCACCCGGCCACAGACGTGGCGGCCCTGCCCGCCGTGACCCGCGGCGAGGACGGCCTGTACCACATCCACCGCTTTGCCACGGCCCGCGAGGTGCTGAAACAGGACGGCGTCTCGCAGGCCGGATTCATGTCCGAGTCCTCCCAGAGCAGCGGGCCGTCGCTGACCAACCAGCCGGTGCTGTTCGCCGAGGGGGACCATCACCACGACATGCGCCGCCAGACCGCCAAGTACTTCACCCCGGCGTCGGTGGCGGGCTACCAACCCATGATCGCCGGACTGGCCGACAAACTGGTGGCCCGGCTGGCGCGCGACGGTGAGGCCAATCTGGACGACCTGAGTCTGGTGCTGGCCGTGGAGGTGGCCGCGCAGGTGGTGGGCCTGACCAGCAGCGTGCTGCCAGGGCTGGAAAAGCGCGTGATGAGCTTCGTGGAAAACGGTCTGGACAGCCAGCCGGGAGCCGCGCAGAGCATGGGCCGGGGCAAGCAGACCCTGATGCAGACGAATGTGGCCTCCTTCTTCCTGCTGGACGTGAAGCCCGCCATCGCCGCGCGCCGCCGCAAACGCCGCGACGACCTGATCAGCCACCTGCTGGACCGCGACTACAGCGACATCGAGATCATGACCGAGTGCCTGACCTACGCCACGGCGGGCATGGTCACCACCCGCGAGTTCATCAGCGCCGCCGCGTGGCATCTGCTGCAGCACCCCGAACTGCGCGCCGATTACGTCCACGGCACCGAAAAGGAGCGCCACGCCATCCTGCACGAGATCCTGCGGCTGGAGCCGGTGGTCCGCACGCTGTACCGCCGCGCCAATGAAGACCTGACGCTGGACGGGCAGACCGTTCCAGCCGGCAGCGTGATGGCCCTGCACATCACCGACGCCAACACCGATCCAGACGTGGTGGGCGAGCCCGCCAACGCCCTGTGCCCCATGCGCCCACTGCCGCGCGGCGTGCAGGCCCCGGTGCTGGCCTTCGGCGACGGGCATCACCGCTGCCCCGGCGCGTTCCTGGCGATCCGCGAGAGCGACGCCTTCCTGCGCCGATTGCTGATCTGGAACGACGTGGAAATCGTCACCCCGCCCACCGTGGGCAGCAACGAGACGGTCAAGGGCTACGAGATCCGGAACTTCAGGGTCCGGCTGGGCCAGGGGCGCGGGGCCAGCGCGAAAGCCTGA
- a CDS encoding GNAT family N-acetyltransferase → MILTDVTVTPFDPAAAPPEQRLAVGQLNVDVFAWAYPAEPPLSAEKQALALTHLTPGERAEHVVVWDGGQAAGWGSLSYDTQQNTHLAHARLVVHPQRRRRGLGRALAAALQELARRETRRTLTFVTSDRHPGGEPFARLLGAQPALPMRQSRLQLSAVDPDLVAQWLSRPAGEPYRLHLWDGPIPEEELERVADLMMVMNSAPKGELEMDDWRITAETIRGWQENAAQSGERDLLIAVEDVRSGELVGYTDVSWAPERAAIVHQGSTAVRPEARGQGLGKWLKALMLDHLAKNAPEARVIQTNNAEENAAMLGINVALGFKPWVAITEWQLRLK, encoded by the coding sequence ATGATCCTGACTGACGTGACCGTGACGCCGTTCGATCCCGCTGCTGCGCCGCCTGAACAGCGTCTGGCGGTGGGTCAGCTGAATGTCGATGTCTTCGCCTGGGCCTATCCCGCCGAGCCGCCGCTGAGTGCCGAGAAGCAGGCGCTGGCGCTGACCCACCTGACCCCGGGCGAGCGGGCCGAGCATGTCGTGGTCTGGGACGGTGGGCAGGCCGCCGGGTGGGGCAGCCTGAGTTACGACACGCAGCAGAACACCCACCTGGCCCACGCCCGACTGGTGGTGCATCCGCAGCGCCGCCGCCGGGGGCTGGGCCGCGCGCTGGCGGCGGCGCTGCAGGAGCTGGCCCGCCGTGAAACGCGCCGCACCCTCACCTTCGTGACCTCGGACCGTCACCCCGGCGGCGAACCCTTCGCCCGGCTGCTGGGCGCCCAGCCTGCCCTGCCCATGCGTCAGAGCCGTCTGCAGCTGTCTGCCGTCGATCCTGACCTGGTGGCGCAGTGGTTGAGCCGGCCCGCGGGCGAGCCGTACCGCCTGCACCTCTGGGACGGCCCCATTCCGGAAGAGGAGCTGGAGCGAGTGGCCGACCTGATGATGGTCATGAACTCGGCCCCCAAAGGCGAACTGGAGATGGACGACTGGCGCATCACCGCCGAGACCATCCGGGGCTGGCAGGAGAATGCGGCGCAGAGCGGGGAGCGCGACCTGCTGATCGCGGTGGAAGACGTCCGGAGCGGCGAACTGGTGGGGTACACCGATGTGTCCTGGGCCCCTGAACGCGCCGCCATCGTTCATCAGGGCTCGACCGCCGTTCGCCCTGAGGCGCGCGGGCAGGGTCTGGGGAAATGGCTCAAGGCGCTGATGCTGGACCATCTCGCAAAAAACGCTCCCGAAGCGCGCGTGATCCAGACCAACAACGCCGAGGAGAACGCCGCCATGCTGGGCATCAACGTGGCGCTGGGCTTCAAGCCGTGGGTGGCCATCACCGAATGGCAGCTCAGGCTGAAATAA
- a CDS encoding asparaginase, which yields MTQTGTQVARVVFTRGGVDESIHEIHLAVVDAGGMPVASCGDPDLVTFPRSSSKPVQALPLALAAPDLPADELAIACASHAGTAEHRLAVLRLLERSGSTVADLRCGTHPPFDPAVAAELIRTGEAPTPLHHNCSGKHAGMLLSCVLGGWPKEGYTEHAHPLQVRIRELHAELGGVDLEQVEAGTDGCSVPAFALPLAAVARIFAGLAQPSGEHAQALERIFAAMTEHPFLVAGPGRLDTTLMPLVPGLVAKMGAEAFYGMGLRGGPRGPLGVAFKIMDGGERARAHVALAVLEALGVPLTPELRALAPTALHNWAGREVGGVRVELPLAFA from the coding sequence ATGACACAGACTGGAACCCAGGTGGCCCGAGTGGTCTTCACGCGCGGCGGCGTCGATGAGAGCATCCACGAGATTCATCTGGCCGTGGTGGACGCGGGGGGCATGCCCGTCGCCAGTTGCGGTGATCCCGATCTGGTGACGTTTCCGCGCAGCAGCAGCAAGCCGGTGCAGGCGCTGCCGCTGGCCCTGGCGGCCCCGGACCTGCCGGCGGATGAGCTGGCGATTGCCTGTGCCAGCCACGCCGGAACGGCCGAGCATCGGCTGGCGGTGCTGCGCCTGCTGGAGCGTTCCGGCAGCACCGTGGCTGACCTGCGATGCGGCACGCACCCGCCGTTTGACCCGGCGGTGGCGGCAGAACTGATTCGCACGGGCGAGGCTCCGACGCCCCTGCACCACAACTGTTCGGGCAAGCACGCCGGCATGCTGTTGTCGTGCGTGCTCGGCGGCTGGCCGAAAGAGGGCTACACCGAACACGCCCATCCGCTGCAAGTCCGCATCCGCGAGTTGCACGCCGAACTGGGCGGGGTTGATCTCGAACAGGTGGAGGCGGGCACCGATGGGTGCAGCGTTCCCGCCTTCGCACTGCCGCTGGCCGCTGTTGCCCGGATTTTCGCGGGACTGGCGCAGCCCTCGGGTGAACATGCGCAGGCGCTGGAACGCATCTTTGCGGCCATGACCGAACACCCGTTCCTGGTGGCCGGACCCGGAAGGCTGGACACCACCCTGATGCCGCTGGTGCCGGGGCTGGTGGCCAAGATGGGCGCGGAGGCGTTTTACGGCATGGGCCTGCGGGGCGGCCCACGCGGGCCCCTGGGCGTGGCCTTCAAGATCATGGACGGCGGCGAGCGGGCGCGGGCCCATGTGGCCCTGGCGGTGCTGGAGGCGCTGGGCGTGCCCCTGACGCCTGAGCTGCGCGCCCTGGCCCCCACGGCGCTGCACAACTGGGCCGGGCGTGAGGTGGGCGGGGTGCGGGTGGAGTTGCCGCTGGCCTTTGCCTGA
- the speA gene encoding biosynthetic arginine decarboxylase, with the protein MTATKSPLTTPAFSITDAAELYQVPNWSGGWFRVSDQGEMEVTPAPGLHAPLRAIVDEIVERGESLPVILRFPQVITGRVKHLNEAFQNAIAEYGYSNHYQGVFPIKVNQRRVVVESVAAAGYDYAHGLEAGSKAELALCLAQRMHPDALLCCNGFKDDGFIKLALWGRTLGKNVVITIEKFSELDRILKQARALGVKPAIGVRFKLHARGSGQWEESGGDQAKFGLNAYELLRVVERLKEEDMLDSLVMLHTHIGSQITDIRRVKVAVREATQTYAGMIAAGAKLKYLNVGGGLGVDYDGSKTTFYASMNYTVREYAADIVYTIQEVCKAREVPEPVIISESGRALTAHHAVLIMPVVDVTGPTRDLEDLAPANEDSHQIVKDMEDVLENITLRNYRESYNDAVGDKQTLHNLFDLGYVTLADRARGEALFNAILRRIAKLVQNEKYVPDELEDLQKVLADKFICNFSLFQSLPDNWAIQALFPIVPLDRLNEKPTRQATIVDITCDSDGKIDKFIDLRDVKSTLPLHEPGDRPYYLGTFLMGAYQDVLGSAHNLFGKVSEAHVTVKPGGKFHIDLFVRGQKARRMIESMGYEEPMLRDAIEDQADAAIKHGILTDDQENELLDDYGEELLGYTYLEYEEG; encoded by the coding sequence GTGACTGCCACAAAATCCCCCCTGACCACCCCTGCTTTTTCCATTACCGACGCCGCCGAGCTGTACCAGGTGCCCAACTGGAGCGGCGGCTGGTTCCGCGTGTCCGACCAGGGCGAGATGGAAGTCACGCCCGCTCCCGGCCTGCACGCCCCGCTGCGCGCCATCGTGGACGAGATCGTCGAGCGCGGCGAGAGCCTGCCGGTGATTCTGCGTTTCCCGCAGGTGATCACCGGGCGCGTCAAGCACCTGAACGAGGCTTTCCAGAACGCCATCGCCGAATACGGTTACAGCAACCACTACCAGGGTGTGTTTCCCATCAAGGTCAACCAGCGCCGTGTGGTGGTCGAGTCCGTGGCCGCCGCTGGCTACGATTACGCGCACGGGCTGGAAGCCGGCAGCAAGGCCGAACTGGCGCTGTGCCTGGCCCAGCGGATGCACCCCGACGCGCTGCTGTGCTGCAACGGCTTCAAGGACGACGGTTTTATCAAGCTGGCCCTGTGGGGCCGCACGCTAGGCAAGAACGTGGTCATCACCATCGAGAAATTCAGCGAACTCGACCGGATCCTCAAGCAGGCCCGCGCCCTGGGCGTCAAGCCGGCCATCGGCGTGCGCTTCAAGCTGCACGCACGCGGTTCGGGGCAGTGGGAGGAATCGGGGGGCGATCAGGCCAAGTTCGGCCTCAACGCCTACGAACTGCTGCGCGTCGTCGAGCGCCTCAAGGAAGAGGACATGCTCGACAGCCTGGTGATGCTGCACACCCACATCGGCTCGCAGATCACCGACATCCGCCGGGTCAAGGTGGCCGTGCGCGAGGCCACCCAGACCTACGCGGGCATGATCGCGGCGGGCGCAAAATTAAAGTACCTGAACGTGGGCGGCGGTCTGGGCGTGGACTACGACGGCTCCAAGACCACCTTCTACGCCTCCATGAACTACACCGTGCGCGAGTACGCCGCCGACATCGTGTACACCATTCAGGAGGTCTGCAAGGCCCGCGAGGTGCCCGAGCCCGTGATCATCAGCGAGTCGGGCCGCGCCCTGACGGCGCACCACGCCGTGCTGATCATGCCGGTGGTGGACGTGACCGGCCCCACCCGTGACCTGGAAGACCTGGCGCCCGCCAACGAGGACAGCCACCAGATCGTCAAGGACATGGAAGACGTGCTGGAAAACATCACGCTGCGCAACTACCGCGAGTCGTACAACGACGCGGTGGGCGACAAGCAGACCCTGCACAACCTGTTCGATCTGGGCTACGTGACCCTGGCGGATCGGGCACGCGGCGAAGCGCTGTTCAACGCCATCCTGCGCCGCATCGCCAAGCTGGTTCAGAACGAGAAGTACGTGCCCGACGAACTCGAAGACCTGCAAAAGGTGCTGGCCGACAAGTTCATCTGCAACTTCTCGCTGTTCCAGAGCCTGCCGGACAACTGGGCGATTCAGGCGCTGTTTCCCATCGTGCCGCTGGACCGCCTGAACGAGAAGCCCACCCGGCAGGCCACCATCGTGGACATCACCTGCGACAGCGACGGCAAGATCGACAAGTTCATCGACCTGCGCGACGTGAAGTCCACCCTGCCGCTGCATGAGCCGGGGGACCGCCCGTACTACCTGGGCACCTTTTTAATGGGCGCGTACCAGGACGTGCTGGGCAGCGCCCACAACCTGTTCGGCAAGGTCAGCGAGGCGCACGTGACGGTCAAGCCGGGCGGCAAGTTCCACATCGATCTGTTCGTGCGCGGCCAGAAGGCCCGGCGCATGATCGAGTCGATGGGCTACGAGGAACCCATGCTGCGCGACGCTATCGAGGATCAGGCCGACGCCGCCATCAAGCACGGCATCCTGACCGACGATCAGGAAAACGAGCTGCTCGACGACTACGGCGAGGAGCTGCTGGGCTACACCTACCTGGAATACGAGGAAGGCTGA